The Amycolatopsis nigrescens CSC17Ta-90 genomic interval CGGCCAGCCGCACGAACTCCCCGCCGCCGCGGCCTTCGTCCAGCGCCCGCACGCCGCGGTTGCGCTGCTGCTGGCCGAACACGCCGAGCAGCAGCAACGCCGTCCCTTTCGCGACCACCAGCAGGCCGTAGTCGGTGGTGAACAGGTCGGCCGGGCTGATCCGGACCAGGGCGTTCAGCAGGCCGGAGGCCGCCATCACCACCCAGCAGCACAGCGCCAGCCGGGAGAACCGCCGCACGGCCAGCGGCAGGTGCGCCCCGCGCCGCCAGCCGAGCGCGAGCAGGGCGACCAGCCCGCCGACCCACAACGCGGCGGCGATCAGGTGGTAGAGCAGGCTGTTGGTGGCCAGGTCGTGCGAGCCGCCGCTGGCGGAGTGCCCGGTCACCGCGACCGGCACCAGCCCGCCCACGGCGAGGAAGAACAGCGTCGCAGTCCAGCCCCAGGACAGCACCAGCCGGCAGCCGAGTGCGACCAGCAGGGCGATCAGCGCGGTGAACAGCCAGGCCTTTGGCTGCTCGATCGCGTCCACCAGGTCGACCAGCGCCTGCGGCGACAGCAGGTCGGTGACCGGACGGCCGGCCCCGTCGGCGGCGGTGAACAGCACCGACGCGGCCGACGTGACGAACCAGGCCCAGGCCGCCATGCCGGCGGTGCGCAGTGCCGCGTAGCCGTCCGGCGACAGCGTGCCGGACTCCTGCGGCGGCACCAGGAAGGCCGCGAGCAGCAGCGACCCGATGCACAGCACCGACGCGCCCTCCGCGAGCACCCGCACCACGGTGACGCCGTACCGGGTGAGGGAGCCGGGGTCGGGCAGCCCGGCGATCACGTAACCGGCGCCGCCGGTCAGCGCGACCAGTGCGACCGCGATCACCGCGGCGAGCACCACGCTGACCGAGAGCAGGGGCAGCACGCTGGCCCTGCGCACTGGCTGGTCCGGTTCGACGGTCGTTCGCTGCTCTTCGGGCACGCAACGAGGGTAGGCCGGGAACGCCCGGCCGTGGCGCGCGGGGACCCGGCCGACGACTTCTGTCCAATGTGGACATCCGCGCGCACGATGCGGTGGTCGGGCGCACCGCGGGGCTCCGGCCGCTAGCCGACCGGCACCCGCTCGCGGCGACGCGCCAGCCCGGCGCCGATCGCGGCCGGCATGATGATCGCCGCCACCACCGCGACCACCACGAACGACGTGGACAGCGAGGTGGCCTGCGCGATGCCGCCGATCAACGGCGGACCGGCGAGGAACCCGGTGTAGGCGATCGCGGTGACGAACGCGATCTCCCGCTCGCCGCCGCTGTCGTCGGCGCGCTTGCCCGCCTCACCGGCGAGACCGAGCGCGATCGGGAAGCAGGCCGCCAGCCCGGCCCCGGCCAGCGCGAACCCGACGTAGGCCACCGCGGGCACCGGTAGTACTGCGGCCGCGGTCAGCCCGATCGCGGCCACCGCCGCTCCCCCTGCTAGCGCCCTGGTGGCGCCGTACCGCCGCTGCATCCAGGCGCCCCCGAGCCGGGCGATCGCCATGGCCAGCGCGAACGCGGAGTAGGCCAGTGCCGCGGCCCCGTCGCCGACACCGTGTTCGGTGACCATCAGTAGCGCGGACCAGTCCGAACTGGCGCCTTCCGCGATCGCGGAGCAGAGCGCGACCGCGGCGAGCAGCCAGAGCACGGGCCGCCGGACCGGCGCGGTCGCCGGCGCGGGGGCCGTTTCCGCGGCGGGGTCCGGCCTGGCGCCGGGCAGTGCCCGCCAGACCACCAGCAGCACCACCACCGCGGCGATCGCGGCCACGCCGAGCTGGCGGCCGGGCGACCACTGGTGCGAGGCGGCCAGCCCGGCCGTGGCCGAGCCCGCCAGCGCGCCGAAGCTGAAGCCGGCGTGGAAGGTCGGCATGATCGGACGGCCGGTCTGGCGCTCCACGCTCACCGCCGCCACGTTCATCGCCACGTCCAGCACGCCGACCGACGCGCCGAGCCCGAACAGCGCCACGCCGAGCAGCACCACCGAGGGCGCGAAACCCACCAGCGGCAGCAGGACGGCGGCGGCCAGCCCCGAACCGATGTTGACCGCCCTGGCGCCCACCGCTTCGATCAGGCGCCCCGAGAAGGACGCGGCGAGCAGCATGCCGACGCTCGCGCACAGCATCGCCAGGCCGAGCGGGCCCGGTTCGGTCTGCAGCCGGTCGGCCAACGCGGGCACGCGTGGC includes:
- a CDS encoding MFS transporter; protein product: MSPRVAVTVVFALNGATLGSWAPRVPALADRLQTEPGPLGLAMLCASVGMLLAASFSGRLIEAVGARAVNIGSGLAAAVLLPLVGFAPSVVLLGVALFGLGASVGVLDVAMNVAAVSVERQTGRPIMPTFHAGFSFGALAGSATAGLAASHQWSPGRQLGVAAIAAVVVLLVVWRALPGARPDPAAETAPAPATAPVRRPVLWLLAAVALCSAIAEGASSDWSALLMVTEHGVGDGAAALAYSAFALAMAIARLGGAWMQRRYGATRALAGGAAVAAIGLTAAAVLPVPAVAYVGFALAGAGLAACFPIALGLAGEAGKRADDSGGEREIAFVTAIAYTGFLAGPPLIGGIAQATSLSTSFVVVAVVAAIIMPAAIGAGLARRRERVPVG